One window of the Rosa rugosa chromosome 3, drRosRugo1.1, whole genome shotgun sequence genome contains the following:
- the LOC133735568 gene encoding senescence-specific cysteine protease SAG39-like, with the protein MEFINHSKFICFALILMLGAWSSEATSRSLQDALMYGRYEQWMTRYGRSYTDTDEKEKRFKIFKENVAFIESSNDKANKPYKLSVNGFADLTNEEFTASRNRFKAHECSTKTTSFKYENATVPATMDWRQKGAVTPIKDQGQCGCCWAFSAVAAMEGITQLTTGKLISLSEQELVDCDVNGEDQGCEGGLMDDAFQFINQNHGLSTEANYPYTGVDGTCNAKKEANHAASITGHEDVPANSESALLNAVANQPISVAIDASGSDFQFYSSGVFTGTCGTSLDHGVTAVGYGVSDDGTKYWLVKNSWGAEWGEQGYIRMQRDVDAPEGLCGIAMEASYPTA; encoded by the exons ATGGAGTTCATCAACCACAGCAAATTTATCTGTTTTGCCTTGATCCTCATGTTGGGGGCCTGGTCTTCTGAAGCCACTTCTCGCAGCCTGCAAGATGCATTGATGTATGGGAGATACGAGCAATGGATGACTCGTTACGGACGCTCATACACTGACACTGATGAGAAGGAGAAGCGCTTCAAGATATTCAAGGAAAATGTAGCATTTATAGAATCTTCCAATGACAAAGCAAACAAACCTTACAAACTAAGTGTCAATGGATTTGCAGACCTTACAAATGAAGAGTTCACAGCCTCAAGAAATCGATTTAAGGCTCATGAATGTTCCACAAAGACCACTTCTTTCAAATATGAAAATGCCACTGTGCCAGCAACAATGGACTGGAGACAGAAAGGAGCTGTTACCCCAATCAAGGACCAAGGCCAATGTG GTTGTTGTTGGGCGTTCTCAGCAGTGGCAGCCATGGAAGGAATTACTCAACTCACAACTGGTAAACTGATTTCTTTGTCCGAGCAAGAGCTGGTTGACTGTGATGTTAATGGTGAAGACCAAGGCTGTGAGGGTGGCCTCATGGATGATGCCTTTCAGTTCATCAATCAAAACCATGGACTAAGTACCGAGGCCAATTATCCCTACACAGGTGTTGATGGTACATGCAATGCTAAGAAGGAAGCAAACCATGCAGCCTCGATAACTGGCCACGAAGATGTGCCTGCAAACAGTGAAAGCGCCCTACTTAATGCTGTTGCTAATCAACCTATTTCTGTTGCCATTGACGCCAGCGGATCTGATTTCCAATTCTATTCAAGTGGTGTTTTCACAGGAACATGCGGAACGAGCCTAGATCATGGTGTTACCGCTGTTGGTTATGGTGTCAGCGATGATGGGACTAAGTATTGGTTGGTGAAGAACTCATGGGGGGCAGAATGGGGCGAACAAGGGTACATAAGAATGCAAAGAGATGTTGATGCACCGGAAGGCCTCTGTGGTATTGCTATGGAAGCCTCTTATCCCACTGCATAA
- the LOC133740084 gene encoding 3-hydroxy-3-methylglutaryl-coenzyme A reductase 1-like, which translates to MEVGKRSAMEHNTKSGKPSKMKVKFADDEPVKASEALPMPLYITNAVFFTLFFSVVYFLLTSWREKIRTNTPLHIVSLGEIVAVLAFVASFIYLLGFFGIDFVQSLILQPSNDIWAADDDEEEIILKEDARKIPCGQAIDCSIPKMSPIASPKAAPKVFEEKAMIETPPPTEEDEEIIKAVVAGTIPSYSLESKLGDCKRAASIRREALQRVTGKSLEGLPLEGFDYESILGQCCEMPVGYITIPVGIAGPLMLDGREFSVPMATTEGCLVASTNRGCKAINLSGGASSVLLKDGMTRAPVVRFNSAKRAAELKFFMEDPANYETISMVFNKSSRFGRLQTVKCAVAGKNLYMRFCCSTGDAMGMNMVSKGVQNVLDFLQNDFPDMDVIGISGNYCSDKKPAAVNWIEGRGKSVVCEAVIKGDIVTKVLKTNVAALVELNMLKNLTGSAIAGALGGFNAHASNIVSAVYLATGQDPAQNIESSHCITMMEAINNGKDLHVSVTMPSIEVGTVGGGTQLASQSACLNLLGVKGANREAPGSNARQLASVVAGSVLAGELSLMSAIAAGQLVKSHMKYNRSNKDVTTVISA; encoded by the exons ATGGAAGTCGGAAAGAGATCGGCGATGGAGCACAACACCAAGTCAGGCAAGCCTTCGAAAATGAAAGTCAAGTTTGCCGACGATGAACCCGTAAAGGCTTCAGAGGCCTTGCCTATGCCTCTTTACATAACCAACGCAGTGTTCTTCACTCTCTTCTTTTCCGTTGTCTACTTCTTGCTCACAAGCTGGCGTGAGAAGATCCGCACCAATACTCCTCTTCACATCGTCAGTCTCGGAGAGATTGTGGCCGTTCTAGCCTTCGTCGCATCCTTCATCTACCTCCTCGGCTTCTTTGGTATCGATTTCGTTCAGTCCCTCATTCTCCAGCCCAGCAATGACATCTGGGCCGCGGATGATGACGAGGAAGAGATTATTCTCAAGGAGGATGCTCGCAAAATCCCTTGTGGCCAGGCCATTGATTGTTCAATTCCCAAAATGTCTCCGATTGCTTCACCAAAAGCTGCTCCAAAAGTGTTTGAAGAAAAGGCAATGATCGAGACACCACCACCAACTGAAGAAGACGAAGAGATTATAAAGGCAGTGGTTGCCGGAACCATTCCTTCATACTCACTCGAGTCAAAGCTCGGCGACTGCAAGAGGGCAGCTTCTATTAGGCGTGAGGCTTTGCAGAGAGTTACAGGCAAGTCTTTGGAGGGTTTGCCTTTGGAAGGCTTTGATTACGAGTCCATCTTGGGTCAATGTTGCGAAATGCCAGTTGGGTATATTACCATTCCTGTTGGGATTGCTGGGCCTCTCATGCTTGATGGAAGAGAGTTCTCTGTTCCTATGGCCACAACTGAAGGTTGCTTGGTGGCCAGTACCAACCGCGGTTGCAAGGCTATCAACTTGTCTGGTGGAGCTTCAAGTGTGCTATTGAAAGATGGAATGACCAGAGCTCCTGTTGTGAGATTCAACTCTGCAAAAAGAGCTGCTGAGTTGAAGTTCTTCATGGAAGACCCTGCCAATTACGAAACCATTTCCATGGTTTTCAACAAATCAAGCAGATTTGGTAGACTTCAGACAGTCAAGTGTGCCGTTGCTGGGAAGAACCTGTACATGAGATTCTGCTGCAGCACCGGCGATGCTATGGGGATGAACATGGTCTCTAAAGGTGTTCAAAACGTTCTTGATTTCCTTCAGAATGACTTCCCTGACATGGATGTCATTGGCATTTCTGGTAACTACTGCTCAGACAAAAAGCCTGCTGCTGTTAACTGGATTGAAGGCCGTGGCAAATCTGTGGTTTGTGAGGCCGTGATCAAGGGAGACATAGTGACGAAGGTGTTGAAAACCAACGTGGCGGCCTTGGTGGAGCTTAACATGCTCAAGAAC CTTACTGGTTCTGCCATCGCTGGTGCTCTTGGTGGGTTCAATGCTCATGCCAGTAACATTGTTTCTGCAGTCTACCTTGCAACTGGCCAAGACCCTGCTCAGAACATTGAGAGTTCTCACTGCATCACCATGATGGAAGCCATCAATAATGGAAAGGATCTTCACGTCTCTGTAACCATGCCTTCTATTGAAGTTGGTACAGTAGGAGGAGGTACCCAACTTGCATCGCAGTCGGCTTGTTTGAACTTGCTTGGAGTGAAGGGTGCTAACAGAGAGGCACCAGGATCAAACGCAAGGCAGTTAGCTAGTGTTGTAGCTGGTTCTGTTCTTGCTGGAGAGCTATCTCTGATGTCAGCTATTGCAGCTGGACAACTTGTTAAGAGCCACATGAAGTACAATAGATCAAACAAAGATGTAACAACTGTTATTTCTGCTTAA